A single Oncorhynchus nerka isolate Pitt River linkage group LG10, Oner_Uvic_2.0, whole genome shotgun sequence DNA region contains:
- the LOC115135065 gene encoding transmembrane protease serine 9-like isoform X1: MSVKKLVCLLTVASLLIQESYCQLEGISSSSSEEERREGSEDQYAAWSPVMLAAVVAAAAAVVAVFYHAAWSLVGGCLCKGFPPLLPKRRGEKDRRINMRRVCGTTSFNNKIVGGEDAPAGSWPWQASVHQFGSHVCGGSLINKEWVMSAAHCFSGSSPNDWNIILGRQNQEGSNPNEVSRTVAQIVLHPVYDSDTNDNDIALLRLTSPVNFTNYIRPVCLAASDSFYHNGTDSWVTGWGKINEGKFLPSPQALQEVEVPVLGNRQCNCLNRVGSVTDNMLCAGVLTGGKDSCQGDSGGPMVAKQNSVWIQSGVVSWGFGCARPNLPGVYTRVSRYQPWIDSKITTDKPGFVQFTSSGVDTDSSYTCPGLPPPATTVPTKQQLKTTTTKAPDIAVISTAEGRVCGRAPMSPCLGGNSYYVAEGTWPWMVNLHRNGIHICSGTLITEEFVLSAAQCFHGSHLNPDEWTVFLGERKQKGSDVFEASLGIVNITLTNLTGTNIALLQLENFVNFSSCLQPICVDLSNNGNFPPGTPCYVTGWGNQDKGRGLREQQANVMGCGNISSTENICTAAMNLEQGDVGGPLMCKSGLAWFQAGVITMNKDGNDTNLRTTKMHIFPKTSRFMSFFNEMISDFPTPSTTTVPNNTGNAAPSSLSLSLLFYFFLPILAMVLLSGW, encoded by the exons ggatttcctcctcttcttccgaagaggagaggcgagaaggatcggaggaccaatatgcggcgtg gagtcctgtgatgctggccgctgttgttgctgctgctgctgctgtcgtcgctgtcttttaccacgccgcttggtccttggttggtgggtgtctctgtaagggatttcctcctctacttccgaagaggagaggcgagaaggatcggaggatcaatatgcggcgtg TGTGTGGGACCACTTCATTCAACAACAAAATAGTGGGGGGTGAGGATGCCCCTGCAGGAAGTTGGCCCTGGCAGGCTAGCGTACACCAATTTGGTAGCCATGTTTGTGGCGGGTCCCTCATCAACAAGGAGTGGGTGATGTCTGCAGCCCACTGCTTTTCTGG CTCAAGCCCAAACGATTGGAACATCATCTTAGGTCGACAGAACCAGGAGGGCAGTAACCCCAACGAAGTGTCCAGAACTGTTGCTCAGATCGTCTTACATCCAGTTTACGACAGTGACACCAATGACAACGACATTGCTCTGCTCAGACTCACCTCACCAGTCAACTTCACAAACTATATCAGACCCGTCTGTCTGGCAGCAAGTGATAGTTTTTACCACAATGGAACTGATAGCTGGGTCACTGGCTGGGGCAAAATCAACGAAGGAA aattcctcccctcccctcaggcTCTGCAGGAAGTGGAGGTTCCAGTTCTGGGTAATAGACAGTGTAACTGCCTCAATAGGGTCGGCTCAGTCACAGACAACATGCTTTGTGCTGGTGTACTGACAGGAGGCAAGGACTCATGTCAG GGTGACTCTGGAGGTCCAATGGTGGCCAAACAGAACTCTGTCTGGATCCAGTCTGGGGTTGTGAGCTGGGGTTTTGGCTGCGCTCGGCCCAATCTCCCTGGGGTGTACACCAGAGTGTCTCGCTACCAGCCCTGGATCGACTCCAAGATCACTACCGACAAGCCAGGCTTTGTCCAGTTTACCTCCAGTGGGGTAGATACTGACAGCAGTTACACATGTCCTGGCCTACCACCTCCTGCTACAACTGTACCAACTAAACAACaactaaaaacaacaacaactaaagcACCAGATATCGCTGTCATTTCAACTGCAGAAG GGCGAGTATGTGGCCGTGCTCCTATGAGTCCCTGTCTAGGGGGTAACAGTTATTATGTTGCGGAGGGAACTTGGCCCTGGATGGTCAATCTACACAGAAATGGGATCCATATTTGCAGCGGCACACTTATTACAGAGGAATTTGTCCTTAGTGCTGCCCAATGCTTCCATGG TTCACATCTAAATCCCGACGAGTGGACTGTGTTTCTGGGAGAGCGCAAGCAGAAAGGATCTGATGTATTTGAGGCTTCATTGGGCATTGTGAACATCACTCTGACCAACCTAACTGGGACCAACATTGCGCTGCTGCAGCTGGAAAACTTTGTGAACTTCAGCAGCTGCCTTCAGCCTATATGTGTAGACCTGAGCAATAATGGAAATTTCCCACCTGGAACTCCGTGCTATGTGACAGGCTGGGGAAACCAGGACAAAGGCAGGG GTCTACGGGAGCAGCAGGCTAATGTGATGGGGTGTGGCAACATCTCCTCCACTGAGAACATCTGCACTGCAGCGATGAACCTGGAACAG GGAGATGTAGGTGGTCCCCTGATGTGTAAGTCTGGGTTGGCATGGTTCCAGGCTGGAGTGATAACAATGAATAAGGATGGAAATGATACCAATTTGCGAACGACCAAGATGCATATTTTTCCCAAAACCTCCAGATTCATGTCCTTTTTTAATGAGATGATCAGTGACTTCCCCACCCCGTCAACAACCACTGTCCCTAACAACACAGGAAATGCAGCccccagctccctctctctttcactcttattttatttttttctcccCATTCTTGCCATGGTCTTGCTGTCAGGCTGGTAG
- the LOC115135065 gene encoding transmembrane protease serine 9-like isoform X2, with protein MLAAVVAAAAAVVAVFYHAAWSLVGGCLCKGFPPLLPKRRGEKDRRINMRRVCGTTSFNNKIVGGEDAPAGSWPWQASVHQFGSHVCGGSLINKEWVMSAAHCFSGSSPNDWNIILGRQNQEGSNPNEVSRTVAQIVLHPVYDSDTNDNDIALLRLTSPVNFTNYIRPVCLAASDSFYHNGTDSWVTGWGKINEGKFLPSPQALQEVEVPVLGNRQCNCLNRVGSVTDNMLCAGVLTGGKDSCQGDSGGPMVAKQNSVWIQSGVVSWGFGCARPNLPGVYTRVSRYQPWIDSKITTDKPGFVQFTSSGVDTDSSYTCPGLPPPATTVPTKQQLKTTTTKAPDIAVISTAEGRVCGRAPMSPCLGGNSYYVAEGTWPWMVNLHRNGIHICSGTLITEEFVLSAAQCFHGSHLNPDEWTVFLGERKQKGSDVFEASLGIVNITLTNLTGTNIALLQLENFVNFSSCLQPICVDLSNNGNFPPGTPCYVTGWGNQDKGRGLREQQANVMGCGNISSTENICTAAMNLEQGDVGGPLMCKSGLAWFQAGVITMNKDGNDTNLRTTKMHIFPKTSRFMSFFNEMISDFPTPSTTTVPNNTGNAAPSSLSLSLLFYFFLPILAMVLLSGW; from the exons atgctggccgctgttgttgctgctgctgctgctgtcgtcgctgtcttttaccacgccgcttggtccttggttggtgggtgtctctgtaagggatttcctcctctacttccgaagaggagaggcgagaaggatcggaggatcaatatgcggcgtg TGTGTGGGACCACTTCATTCAACAACAAAATAGTGGGGGGTGAGGATGCCCCTGCAGGAAGTTGGCCCTGGCAGGCTAGCGTACACCAATTTGGTAGCCATGTTTGTGGCGGGTCCCTCATCAACAAGGAGTGGGTGATGTCTGCAGCCCACTGCTTTTCTGG CTCAAGCCCAAACGATTGGAACATCATCTTAGGTCGACAGAACCAGGAGGGCAGTAACCCCAACGAAGTGTCCAGAACTGTTGCTCAGATCGTCTTACATCCAGTTTACGACAGTGACACCAATGACAACGACATTGCTCTGCTCAGACTCACCTCACCAGTCAACTTCACAAACTATATCAGACCCGTCTGTCTGGCAGCAAGTGATAGTTTTTACCACAATGGAACTGATAGCTGGGTCACTGGCTGGGGCAAAATCAACGAAGGAA aattcctcccctcccctcaggcTCTGCAGGAAGTGGAGGTTCCAGTTCTGGGTAATAGACAGTGTAACTGCCTCAATAGGGTCGGCTCAGTCACAGACAACATGCTTTGTGCTGGTGTACTGACAGGAGGCAAGGACTCATGTCAG GGTGACTCTGGAGGTCCAATGGTGGCCAAACAGAACTCTGTCTGGATCCAGTCTGGGGTTGTGAGCTGGGGTTTTGGCTGCGCTCGGCCCAATCTCCCTGGGGTGTACACCAGAGTGTCTCGCTACCAGCCCTGGATCGACTCCAAGATCACTACCGACAAGCCAGGCTTTGTCCAGTTTACCTCCAGTGGGGTAGATACTGACAGCAGTTACACATGTCCTGGCCTACCACCTCCTGCTACAACTGTACCAACTAAACAACaactaaaaacaacaacaactaaagcACCAGATATCGCTGTCATTTCAACTGCAGAAG GGCGAGTATGTGGCCGTGCTCCTATGAGTCCCTGTCTAGGGGGTAACAGTTATTATGTTGCGGAGGGAACTTGGCCCTGGATGGTCAATCTACACAGAAATGGGATCCATATTTGCAGCGGCACACTTATTACAGAGGAATTTGTCCTTAGTGCTGCCCAATGCTTCCATGG TTCACATCTAAATCCCGACGAGTGGACTGTGTTTCTGGGAGAGCGCAAGCAGAAAGGATCTGATGTATTTGAGGCTTCATTGGGCATTGTGAACATCACTCTGACCAACCTAACTGGGACCAACATTGCGCTGCTGCAGCTGGAAAACTTTGTGAACTTCAGCAGCTGCCTTCAGCCTATATGTGTAGACCTGAGCAATAATGGAAATTTCCCACCTGGAACTCCGTGCTATGTGACAGGCTGGGGAAACCAGGACAAAGGCAGGG GTCTACGGGAGCAGCAGGCTAATGTGATGGGGTGTGGCAACATCTCCTCCACTGAGAACATCTGCACTGCAGCGATGAACCTGGAACAG GGAGATGTAGGTGGTCCCCTGATGTGTAAGTCTGGGTTGGCATGGTTCCAGGCTGGAGTGATAACAATGAATAAGGATGGAAATGATACCAATTTGCGAACGACCAAGATGCATATTTTTCCCAAAACCTCCAGATTCATGTCCTTTTTTAATGAGATGATCAGTGACTTCCCCACCCCGTCAACAACCACTGTCCCTAACAACACAGGAAATGCAGCccccagctccctctctctttcactcttattttatttttttctcccCATTCTTGCCATGGTCTTGCTGTCAGGCTGGTAG
- the LOC115135065 gene encoding transmembrane protease serine 9-like isoform X3 — translation MSVKKLVCLLTVASLLIQESYCQLEVCGTTSFNNKIVGGEDAPAGSWPWQASVHQFGSHVCGGSLINKEWVMSAAHCFSGSSPNDWNIILGRQNQEGSNPNEVSRTVAQIVLHPVYDSDTNDNDIALLRLTSPVNFTNYIRPVCLAASDSFYHNGTDSWVTGWGKINEGKFLPSPQALQEVEVPVLGNRQCNCLNRVGSVTDNMLCAGVLTGGKDSCQGDSGGPMVAKQNSVWIQSGVVSWGFGCARPNLPGVYTRVSRYQPWIDSKITTDKPGFVQFTSSGVDTDSSYTCPGLPPPATTVPTKQQLKTTTTKAPDIAVISTAEGRVCGRAPMSPCLGGNSYYVAEGTWPWMVNLHRNGIHICSGTLITEEFVLSAAQCFHGSHLNPDEWTVFLGERKQKGSDVFEASLGIVNITLTNLTGTNIALLQLENFVNFSSCLQPICVDLSNNGNFPPGTPCYVTGWGNQDKGRGLREQQANVMGCGNISSTENICTAAMNLEQGDVGGPLMCKSGLAWFQAGVITMNKDGNDTNLRTTKMHIFPKTSRFMSFFNEMISDFPTPSTTTVPNNTGNAAPSSLSLSLLFYFFLPILAMVLLSGW, via the exons TGTGTGGGACCACTTCATTCAACAACAAAATAGTGGGGGGTGAGGATGCCCCTGCAGGAAGTTGGCCCTGGCAGGCTAGCGTACACCAATTTGGTAGCCATGTTTGTGGCGGGTCCCTCATCAACAAGGAGTGGGTGATGTCTGCAGCCCACTGCTTTTCTGG CTCAAGCCCAAACGATTGGAACATCATCTTAGGTCGACAGAACCAGGAGGGCAGTAACCCCAACGAAGTGTCCAGAACTGTTGCTCAGATCGTCTTACATCCAGTTTACGACAGTGACACCAATGACAACGACATTGCTCTGCTCAGACTCACCTCACCAGTCAACTTCACAAACTATATCAGACCCGTCTGTCTGGCAGCAAGTGATAGTTTTTACCACAATGGAACTGATAGCTGGGTCACTGGCTGGGGCAAAATCAACGAAGGAA aattcctcccctcccctcaggcTCTGCAGGAAGTGGAGGTTCCAGTTCTGGGTAATAGACAGTGTAACTGCCTCAATAGGGTCGGCTCAGTCACAGACAACATGCTTTGTGCTGGTGTACTGACAGGAGGCAAGGACTCATGTCAG GGTGACTCTGGAGGTCCAATGGTGGCCAAACAGAACTCTGTCTGGATCCAGTCTGGGGTTGTGAGCTGGGGTTTTGGCTGCGCTCGGCCCAATCTCCCTGGGGTGTACACCAGAGTGTCTCGCTACCAGCCCTGGATCGACTCCAAGATCACTACCGACAAGCCAGGCTTTGTCCAGTTTACCTCCAGTGGGGTAGATACTGACAGCAGTTACACATGTCCTGGCCTACCACCTCCTGCTACAACTGTACCAACTAAACAACaactaaaaacaacaacaactaaagcACCAGATATCGCTGTCATTTCAACTGCAGAAG GGCGAGTATGTGGCCGTGCTCCTATGAGTCCCTGTCTAGGGGGTAACAGTTATTATGTTGCGGAGGGAACTTGGCCCTGGATGGTCAATCTACACAGAAATGGGATCCATATTTGCAGCGGCACACTTATTACAGAGGAATTTGTCCTTAGTGCTGCCCAATGCTTCCATGG TTCACATCTAAATCCCGACGAGTGGACTGTGTTTCTGGGAGAGCGCAAGCAGAAAGGATCTGATGTATTTGAGGCTTCATTGGGCATTGTGAACATCACTCTGACCAACCTAACTGGGACCAACATTGCGCTGCTGCAGCTGGAAAACTTTGTGAACTTCAGCAGCTGCCTTCAGCCTATATGTGTAGACCTGAGCAATAATGGAAATTTCCCACCTGGAACTCCGTGCTATGTGACAGGCTGGGGAAACCAGGACAAAGGCAGGG GTCTACGGGAGCAGCAGGCTAATGTGATGGGGTGTGGCAACATCTCCTCCACTGAGAACATCTGCACTGCAGCGATGAACCTGGAACAG GGAGATGTAGGTGGTCCCCTGATGTGTAAGTCTGGGTTGGCATGGTTCCAGGCTGGAGTGATAACAATGAATAAGGATGGAAATGATACCAATTTGCGAACGACCAAGATGCATATTTTTCCCAAAACCTCCAGATTCATGTCCTTTTTTAATGAGATGATCAGTGACTTCCCCACCCCGTCAACAACCACTGTCCCTAACAACACAGGAAATGCAGCccccagctccctctctctttcactcttattttatttttttctcccCATTCTTGCCATGGTCTTGCTGTCAGGCTGGTAG
- the LOC115135066 gene encoding zinc finger protein Pegasus-like → MCEEKPETLDFVKDFQEYLSQQTQHVNMISGSVSGVKEVDELPADCSRNGLDHPSADMSLDDGSGMLVDGFERTYDGKLKCRYCNYATRGTARLIEHIRIHTGEKPHRCHLCPFASAYLRHLEAHMRSHTGEKPYKCELCSFRCSDRSNLSHHRRRRHKLLPMKGARSSLSHKKMLSVLQKKTSLGYGRRLLINFSPPSMVVHKAEHLDDYSHELPHLRQETYDNQGAGGDGRSMDDHHNHHHNLVMENPLNQLSTLAGQLASLPSEAEDQTQQPPMSPGAESCVDEKPFLIQQPHPGTAPAAVSASTAHASSSSITPEPRPPPHSNCSPGADPRSEHSGRTSTPSITNSQPSTPAPGLPSLHQDPQMLHHCQHCDIYFPDNILYTIHMGCHGYENPFQCNICGHRCRSKYDFACHFARGQHKQ, encoded by the exons ATGTGCGAGGAAAAGCCAGAGACGTTGGACTTCGTCAAAGACTTCCAAGAGTATCTCAGTCAGCAGACTCAACATGTGAACATGATCTCAGGCTCTGTCAGTGGCGTCAAAGAGGTGGACGAGTTGCCAGCAG ACTGCAGTCGGAATGGGCTGGACCACCCCTCAGCAGATATGTCCCTTGACGACGGCTCAGGGATGCTGGTGGATGGCTTCGAGAGAACATATGACGGCAAACTCAAGTGCCGTTACTGTAACTATGCCACCAGAGGCACAGCACGATTAATTGAGCACATCCGCATTCACACAG GAGAGAAACCCCACAGATGCCACCTGTGCCCCTTCGCCTCTGCCTATTTGCGCCATCTAGAGGCCCACATGCGCtcccacacaggagagaagccttacaaGTGTGAGCTGTGCTCCTTCCGCTGCAGTGACCGTAGCAACCTGTCACACCACCGCCGCCGCCGGCACAAGCTCTTACCAATGAAGGgtgctcgctcctctctctcccacaagaAGATGCTGAGCGTCTTGCAGAAGAAGACCAGCCTGGGGTACGGTCGCCGGCTCCTCATCAACTTCAGCCCCCCCTCCATGGTGGTGCACAAGGCTGAGCACCTGGATGACTACTCCCACGAGCTGCCCCACCTGCGCCAGGAGACCTACGACAACCAGGGCGCTGGTGGAGATGGTAGGTCAATGGACGACCACCACAATCATCACCACAACCTGGTCATGGAAAACCCCCTCAACCAACTCTCGACCCTGGCCGGCCAGCTGGCCAGCCTGCCCTCGGAGGCTGAGGACCAGACCCAGCAGCCTCCCATGTCTCCAGGTGCAGAGTCCTGTGTGGACGAGAAGCCCTTCCTCATCCAGCAGCCTCACCCAGGCACTGCTCCTGCTGCTGTGTCAGCCAGCACTGCCCatgcctcttcctcctccatcaccCCAGAGCCCAGGCCCCCACCACACAGCAACTGCAGCCCCGGGGCAGATCCCCGCAGTGAGCATAGTGGGCGCACCAGTACCCCCAGCATCACCAACAGCCAGCCCAGCACACCAGCCCCGGGCCTGCCCTCGTTGCATCAAGACCCCCAGATGCTGCACCACTGCCAGCACTGTGACATCTACTTTCCTGATAACATCCTGTACACCATCCACATGGGCTGCCACGGCTACGAGAACCCCTTCCAGTGCAACATCTGTGGCCACAGGTGCAGGAGCAAGTACGACTTTGCCTGCCATTTTGCCAGAGGGCAGCATAAGCAGTGA